In Campylobacter sp. RM16187, the DNA window AAGGTTATCTCGATATAGGAGGTAATGCGTGCTATCTGTATAAAAAATACTATCGACATTATCAGAAATAGTGTAGAAAATAGCGAAGCGAAGGTGCTTATAAAATTGGTAAAAAGATAGCTATTCACTCTACCCATAAAGTTTTTCCAAAAGTTCTAAAAATTGAGGTTTTAGCAGATAAACAATAAGTAGTCCGAGGCTTAAAAACGGCACAAATGGTAGCTCGTATCCTCTTTTTCTAACTATCATGTATGCGGGTAGCGTCAAAAGAGCCGCCATGTATATCGACATAAGCCCAAGTTTAATACCTAAAATCGCCCCCATAACTCCTGCTATAAAGATATCCGCACTTCCCATAGCCTCACGTTTCATGATGAAGCTTACGGCAAGTCTAAGTAGCCAAAATACGAACATAAAAATTGCTGCACTAATTAATCTATCAAAGTCGCCACTCTCGCCAAATATGGGTAAAGCTCCATAAATAAGAGCCAAAATAAGACTTGTAAATAAAAGTGGATCCGGGACGGCTTTGTATCGAAAGTCAATCACACTAAGACAAAGCAGGATAATAAAGCAGGTGCCAATTATCACTGCCGCATAAAGCTCTATTTCAATAAAATATGCAAAGAGCATTAATATACCGCTTAAAAACTCGACTAAAGGATACTGAAAGCTAATCTTATCCTTACAAAATCCGCATTTTCCACCTAAAAAGATCCACGAAAGTATCGGCACATTGTGATAGAATTTAAGCGGAGTTTTACAGCTTTGACAGTGAGATGCTGGAAAATTTATACTTTCGCCCTTTGGCATTCTATATATCAAAACATTTCCGAAAGAGCCGATAACCGCACCTAAAATAAAAAATATCGCACCTATCATAACCCGCCAAATCTCCTACTGATTTGATAAAAATTTTGAACTATTTTTTCTAATTCCAAACTTGTAAAATCCGGCCAAAGAGTATCGGTAAATGCAAGCTCGGCATAACTTGCCTGAATAAGCATAAAATTTGAAAGTCTCTTTTCTCCACCAGTTCTAATTAGTAGGTCAATAGGTTCACTTTCATCTAAATTCGCTTCTAAATTCGCTTCATTAATATCTAAATTTTGCTCTTGCATTCTTTTAAGAGCTCTTAAAATTTCATCTTTGGCACCATAATTTATAGCCAAATTTAGCTTTAGCTTTTTATTGTCTTTAGTAAGTGATTTTAAATTTGAAATTTCATCTCTTAATTTATCGTTAAAAGGTATTATATCGCCGATCACATTAAAATTTATCTCATTTTTTATAAAGCTCTCTTTTTTTGAAACTAAGAATTTTAAAAGTAGATCCATTAAAAAATCAACCTCACTTTTTGGTCTACTCCAATTTTCAGTGCTAAAGGCGTATAGGCTTAAAATTTTTATATCATTTCTTATACAAAACTCGCACATGGCTTCGACTACGTTTGCGCCAGCCTCATGTCCTTTTGTGCGTATGAGCCCTTGCTTTTTCGCCCATCTGCCATTGCCATCCATTATAATCGCCAAATGTTTTAAACTATTCAAATTATCCCTTAAAATCGATTATAGAGCTGCTTTGAGTATAAAGTTCGTTAAATACCCCGATATTTACATCGCACTCAAATTTCTCTTTTAAAAACCTTGCAACTTTTTCAAAAGGCGTTGTTATATTTAAGATTTGAGAGTTTTTTATATTGAAAAATAGCGGAGCGAAATTTGAAAATATAAGATAAATTTGAGCTTTTTCATTATCTTTTTTCATCTGAAAAATTCCTAAATGCTCATTATAAAAAAACGGAATATGTATGATATTTTTTTGTAAAGCAAATAGCATATTTACGTAAATTTCATAGCTCTCTTTTGTCTCGCAGGATGCTAAATTTGAAAATATATATTCATAAAACCAGTTTAAATTATCATTTATTATCAATTTTTCTATAATACTCAATCCGTCTGAAAGTGCACTATGGGCTTTTAAATCAGGCTTTTCGTATAGATTTTTTATCACTATATTTTCACTTCCCGAGCCTATTTCACACCAATATTCTCCGCCTATTTTTAGATTTTTCATGCTCTTTGTGCTTAGGGTTTTGTTTGCAAATTTTAAATTATATCTATTAAAGCCAGTTTTTTCCAATACTTTTATGCTTACCGGAAGTGAGGCGTTAAGCATGATAGCACTTTTATTTCCGCTTGCTATTTTTTGTATTTTTGATATCGAACTTATCATAAATTATAGGCCAAATTTAAGATCTCTCTTGCAATATTTTGTTTTGAATTTAGAGTTATCTCTTTAGTTTCCGATGTTGTTATAAAGCATATTTTACTTACATCCGAGCCAAATTTTACCTCATCATCTAATACATTTAAACATACCGCATCTAAATTTTTATTTTTTAACATATTTTTAGCGTTTGTCAAGGCGTTTTTTGCATCCATTTCCATCTTAAAGCCTATTTTTTTAACATTTTTAAACTCTTTTAAAGAGCCTAAAATATCTATATTTTGCCTTAAATTTAAATCCCAGTTGCTACCAAGACTCTCTTTTTTCAGCTTGCCAGTGAATTTTTCTTTTGGGATATAGTCGCTTACCGCAGCAGTCATTACAAGCATATAGGCGTTTTGTAAATTTTCATCTATAGCACTTTTTAGCTCTTGAGATGTTTGAAATTTTATAGTTTGATATGGAGTTTTGTTTGTTTCAAAACTTGCTATTAGTGTTACATCAGCACTAGCGAAATAAAACTCGTCAGCAAGAGCCTTTGCCATCTTACCGCTTGAAAAATTTGTAATAGCCCTTGCATCATCGATTTTTTCTATAGTAGCTCCGCCGGTTATTATAACTTTTTTGCCTTCAAATTTTGGCTCGTTTAAAGATTTTTTTACTTCGTAAATTATTGTTTCTGCATCAGCTAACGCGCCTTTTCCAAAATCTTTGCATGCCAAAGTTTTCTCTATCGGATCAATAAATTTAATCCCATTTGATTTTAAAAACTCAAAGCTATTTTTAGTAGAGAAATGCTCTATCATCTTTGTATTTGCCGCAGGAGCTATTAAAATAGGAGCATTTGAGGCTATGAG includes these proteins:
- a CDS encoding prepilin peptidase gives rise to the protein MIGAIFFILGAVIGSFGNVLIYRMPKGESINFPASHCQSCKTPLKFYHNVPILSWIFLGGKCGFCKDKISFQYPLVEFLSGILMLFAYFIEIELYAAVIIGTCFIILLCLSVIDFRYKAVPDPLLFTSLILALIYGALPIFGESGDFDRLISAAIFMFVFWLLRLAVSFIMKREAMGSADIFIAGVMGAILGIKLGLMSIYMAALLTLPAYMIVRKRGYELPFVPFLSLGLLIVYLLKPQFLELLEKLYG
- the uppS gene encoding polyprenyl diphosphate synthase gives rise to the protein MNSLKHLAIIMDGNGRWAKKQGLIRTKGHEAGANVVEAMCEFCIRNDIKILSLYAFSTENWSRPKSEVDFLMDLLLKFLVSKKESFIKNEINFNVIGDIIPFNDKLRDEISNLKSLTKDNKKLKLNLAINYGAKDEILRALKRMQEQNLDINEANLEANLDESEPIDLLIRTGGEKRLSNFMLIQASYAELAFTDTLWPDFTSLELEKIVQNFYQISRRFGGL
- the coaBC gene encoding bifunctional phosphopantothenoylcysteine decarboxylase/phosphopantothenate--cysteine ligase CoaBC, translating into MKNKKILLAVCGSIAFYKAFEILSILKKESADVYVMLSDGALKFCSSLGFEALSDHPILTSQSENWQAGLNHINYAKMDLILIAPASVNTINKLANGICDNVFMQTLIASNAPILIAPAANTKMIEHFSTKNSFEFLKSNGIKFIDPIEKTLACKDFGKGALADAETIIYEVKKSLNEPKFEGKKVIITGGATIEKIDDARAITNFSSGKMAKALADEFYFASADVTLIASFETNKTPYQTIKFQTSQELKSAIDENLQNAYMLVMTAAVSDYIPKEKFTGKLKKESLGSNWDLNLRQNIDILGSLKEFKNVKKIGFKMEMDAKNALTNAKNMLKNKNLDAVCLNVLDDEVKFGSDVSKICFITTSETKEITLNSKQNIAREILNLAYNL